A section of the Methanococcus vannielii SB genome encodes:
- the modA gene encoding molybdate ABC transporter substrate-binding protein has translation MKGHIIFAGVLALMLLFAGCILEPAEETKITVSAASSLTEAFTDIKTEFEKDNQNIKVTLNFGASGSLRQQVEAGAPVDVFASASESHVNILEKANLTLKDSKAIFAKNSLVLIVPKGNPLKISSVTDLKNANVTKIAIGNPETAPVGKYTKESLLKMELWDNLEPKVVYGENVRQVLTYLETGDVDAGFVYMTDAKIAKENTIDVITTVPTVTEIIYPVCIIDSSNNKKEAQIFVNYLKSETGKRILLNYGFTVN, from the coding sequence ATGAAAGGGCATATCATTTTTGCAGGTGTTCTTGCATTAATGCTACTATTTGCAGGATGTATTTTAGAACCTGCTGAAGAAACGAAAATAACAGTTTCTGCTGCTTCAAGTTTAACTGAAGCTTTTACAGATATAAAAACTGAATTTGAAAAAGATAATCAAAATATTAAAGTTACATTGAATTTTGGAGCATCGGGTTCATTAAGGCAGCAAGTTGAGGCTGGGGCTCCAGTTGATGTGTTTGCATCGGCTTCAGAAAGCCACGTAAATATACTTGAAAAGGCAAATTTAACTTTGAAGGATTCAAAAGCTATTTTTGCAAAAAACAGCCTTGTACTAATTGTTCCAAAAGGTAATCCTTTGAAAATTTCATCTGTAACTGATTTAAAAAATGCTAATGTGACAAAAATTGCAATTGGAAACCCTGAAACTGCACCTGTTGGAAAATACACGAAAGAATCTTTATTAAAAATGGAACTTTGGGATAATTTAGAGCCAAAAGTAGTTTATGGTGAAAATGTAAGGCAGGTTTTAACATACTTGGAAACTGGTGACGTTGATGCAGGATTTGTTTACATGACAGATGCAAAAATTGCAAAAGAAAATACTATTGACGTAATAACTACTGTTCCTACAGTAACTGAAATTATTTACCCAGTATGCATTATAGATTCGTCTAATAATAAAAAAGAAGCACAAATTTTTGTAAATTATTTAAAAAGTGAAACTGGAAAACGAATATTGTTAAATTATGGTTTTACTGTAAATTAG
- the modB gene encoding molybdate ABC transporter permease subunit, with amino-acid sequence MDSIIFPLFLTLKISFISTLFVVLSGVIISYFLVRKQFFGRNFLEVLVTMPMVLPPTVLGYLLALQLGRNGLIGGLYYNITGKGLLFTWQAAVIAAFIVSLPLMIRTTTAAILAVDRELEYVSYTLGKTELETALKITLPLSKKGIIAGSILSFARSVGEFGATLMVAGNIPGKTNTMSLSIYQAFQTGNYEMANFLVIILILMSFFTIFFTELFINKLKL; translated from the coding sequence ATGGATTCAATCATTTTCCCATTATTTCTTACATTAAAAATTTCTTTTATTTCTACACTTTTTGTAGTACTTTCGGGGGTCATTATTTCGTATTTTCTTGTAAGAAAACAGTTTTTTGGGCGAAATTTTTTAGAAGTTTTGGTAACTATGCCAATGGTTTTACCGCCAACAGTTTTAGGGTACCTTCTTGCACTACAGCTTGGCAGAAATGGGCTTATTGGTGGATTATATTATAATATTACGGGAAAAGGATTACTATTCACATGGCAAGCTGCAGTAATTGCTGCATTTATTGTATCTCTTCCATTAATGATTAGAACAACAACTGCAGCAATTTTAGCAGTAGATAGGGAATTAGAATATGTATCATATACTCTAGGAAAAACGGAACTTGAAACAGCACTTAAAATAACGTTACCATTATCAAAAAAAGGAATAATTGCAGGGTCGATCCTTAGTTTTGCACGTTCTGTCGGGGAATTTGGTGCAACATTAATGGTTGCAGGAAATATTCCTGGAAAAACGAATACAATGTCTTTATCAATTTATCAGGCATTTCAGACGGGAAATTATGAAATGGCGAATTTTTTAGTTATAATATTAATATTAATGTCATTTTTTACAATATTCTTCACAGAATTATTTATAAACAAGTTAAAATTATAA
- a CDS encoding TetR/AcrR family transcriptional regulator: MTTKENIILQASSLFLKKGYKQTSLNEIAENVNITKGGIYHYFKDKHELFLEMVHYFKLTFENLFLEMENESSLENLLKNYFKHVEILELKLVEDLKLSNEDIKRYSQLQSRFFLDAQVYGPKDIDFQLYNVKGRRMYDILKKKVEEAKIGGEILKDLDVEETCIEAMAIFDGYIVLKRLSLIENAYYYGNRSIGRFWNRIKTE; the protein is encoded by the coding sequence ATGACAACAAAAGAAAACATAATTTTACAAGCATCATCACTATTTCTTAAAAAAGGATACAAACAAACGTCTTTAAATGAAATCGCAGAAAATGTGAATATAACGAAAGGTGGAATCTACCACTATTTTAAAGATAAACACGAGCTTTTTTTAGAAATGGTGCATTACTTTAAGTTAACATTTGAAAACTTGTTTTTAGAAATGGAAAATGAGTCTTCTCTTGAAAATTTGCTTAAAAATTACTTTAAGCACGTTGAAATACTAGAATTAAAGTTAGTTGAAGATTTAAAACTTTCAAACGAAGATATTAAAAGATATTCTCAGCTACAGTCCAGATTTTTTTTGGACGCTCAGGTTTATGGCCCTAAAGATATAGATTTTCAATTGTATAATGTAAAGGGACGTAGAATGTATGATATTTTAAAGAAAAAAGTAGAAGAAGCAAAAATTGGTGGTGAAATTTTAAAAGATTTGGATGTTGAAGAAACATGTATTGAAGCAATGGCAATTTTTGACGGATACATTGTTTTAAAACGATTATCTTTAATTGAAAATGCTTATTATTACGGGAACCGGAGTATTGGCCGATTTTGGAATAGGATTAAAACGGAATGA